From the genome of Papaver somniferum cultivar HN1 chromosome 2, ASM357369v1, whole genome shotgun sequence, one region includes:
- the LOC113351627 gene encoding cytosolic sulfotransferase 6-like — protein MDAFRSYLSIPELLVWCCRATWCHKYARKNFKALDTDLIVATYPKCGTTWLKALSFAIINRDPKDTLVSYWHFIAKIRTKNLENISLEEFYKQFCEGVVEYGSFWDHALGYWKMSLQFPERVLFLKYEELKKEPNLHVIKLAEFLGYPFSAEEDREGVVDGLLKLCSFDHLSNLEVNKNGKLPSLGIGCC, from the exons ATGGATGCATTCAGATCATATCTATCAATACCAGAACTTCTGGTATGGTGCTGCAGAGCTACATGGTGTCATAAATATGCAAGGAAAAACTTCAAAGCTCTCGATACCGATCTTATCGTTGCGACGTATCCTAAATGCGGTACAACTTGGTTGAAGGCACTATCTTTTGCGATCATTAACAG AGATCCAAAGGATACTCTTGTTTCATACTGGCATTTCATCGCCAAAATTAGAACCAAGAATTTGGAAAATATTTCACTAGAAGAATTTTATAAACAGTTTTGTGAAGGTGTTGTTGAATACGGATCCTTTTGGGATCATGCTCTAGGGTATTGGAAAATGAGCTTGCAGTTTCCTGAAAGAGTTTTGTTCTTAAAATATGAGGAACTGAAGAAGGAGCCTAACCTTCATGTGATCAAGTTAGCTGAGTTCTTGGGTTACCCGTTTTCGGCAGAGGAAGACAGGGAAGGAGTAGTTGATGGATTATTGAAGTTGTGTAGTTTCGATCATCTGAGCAATTTAGAAGTGAATAAGAATGGGAAACTTCCATCGCTGGGGATTGGATGTTGTTAA